A genomic window from Terriglobales bacterium includes:
- a CDS encoding rhomboid family intramembrane serine protease: MTTRRMMSGGGGGGGMTLSFPPFTRAVKWIIGINVVVYFVHAVLGMAPAGEPLARLMEKFLLLVPALAVRGWVWQVATYSFVNLSLLALIFGMLIIWFLGAMLESSYGTRWLVRYYAICSLGAAAGTIAMAYSGIVPNAPEMAMGGVAGVYLGFLIAFGILFGEMEFMMFPLPFFMKAKYLAGVTLIIALLMAVSGPGGLLNLGQLGGLIAGFVYIKFFHGATARRPAAGVGRGLSDRGFGTATRMAPKEGLFARWKNAYYRWKRRRAARKFEVYMREHDRDVKFDEYGNYIPPADEKPGKGNGEGKGGWVN; this comes from the coding sequence ATGACGACGCGAAGAATGATGTCCGGTGGTGGAGGCGGAGGCGGGATGACGCTGAGCTTCCCGCCGTTCACGCGGGCGGTGAAGTGGATCATCGGGATCAACGTGGTGGTGTACTTCGTCCACGCGGTGCTGGGGATGGCGCCGGCGGGCGAGCCGCTGGCGCGGCTGATGGAGAAGTTCCTGCTGCTGGTGCCGGCGCTGGCCGTGCGCGGCTGGGTGTGGCAGGTCGCGACCTATTCGTTCGTCAACCTGTCGCTGCTCGCACTGATCTTCGGCATGCTCATCATCTGGTTCCTGGGAGCGATGCTGGAGTCGAGCTACGGGACGCGCTGGCTGGTGCGCTACTACGCCATTTGCTCACTGGGCGCGGCCGCCGGGACGATCGCGATGGCGTACTCGGGCATCGTGCCGAACGCCCCCGAGATGGCGATGGGCGGCGTGGCGGGCGTCTACCTCGGCTTCCTGATCGCGTTCGGCATCCTGTTCGGCGAGATGGAGTTCATGATGTTCCCGCTTCCCTTCTTCATGAAGGCGAAGTACCTGGCGGGAGTGACGCTGATCATCGCCCTGCTGATGGCCGTGAGCGGCCCGGGCGGGCTGCTGAACCTCGGCCAGCTGGGCGGGCTGATCGCCGGGTTCGTCTACATCAAGTTCTTCCACGGCGCGACAGCGCGCCGGCCGGCGGCGGGCGTGGGGCGCGGGCTCTCCGACCGCGGGTTCGGAACCGCCACGCGAATGGCGCCGAAAGAGGGCCTGTTCGCGCGCTGGAAGAACGCCTACTACCGCTGGAAGCGCCGGAGGGCGGCGCGCAAGTTCGAGGTCTACATGCGCGAGCACGACCGCGACGTGAAGTTCGACGAGTACGGCAACTACATCCCGCCGGCGGACGAGAAGCCCGGCAAGGGCAACGGCGAAGGCAAGGGCGGCTGGGTGAACTGA
- a CDS encoding YihY/virulence factor BrkB family protein: protein MAPMLHFLRLLRRAIWRAFEHDCFAIAKAAAYSAILTIFPLFLVIAGVLAASHTTEKFLSEIANAVGQIMPPGARSAAMQYFEGGHHRPSRLLLSASVITIMAASGVMISWMEGFRNAYRLPREWGVLKERSVALLLVLFSFAPMTLATILVGFGNQIQTWLIQHSTREIGLAVLLLWQAGRWLISTLTSIAVLSLIYHWGIPRTQPYYRVLPGATLATVFWFTATVGFGWYVTRYANYTAIYGSLGAAIALLVWTYIVSITVLIGAEFNALVYPRIVLEDRRNAALAMNPPSNPAAGKPAAVR from the coding sequence ATGGCCCCGATGCTCCACTTCCTTCGCCTGCTCCGCCGCGCCATCTGGCGCGCTTTCGAGCACGATTGCTTCGCCATCGCGAAGGCCGCGGCCTACTCTGCCATCCTCACCATCTTCCCCTTGTTCCTGGTCATCGCCGGCGTGCTCGCCGCCTCGCACACCACCGAGAAGTTCCTGAGCGAGATCGCCAACGCCGTCGGCCAGATCATGCCGCCGGGCGCGCGCTCCGCCGCCATGCAGTACTTCGAAGGCGGCCACCACCGGCCCTCGCGCCTGCTCCTCTCCGCCTCCGTCATCACCATCATGGCCGCCTCCGGCGTGATGATCAGCTGGATGGAAGGCTTCCGCAACGCCTACCGCCTGCCGCGCGAGTGGGGCGTGCTCAAGGAGCGCTCGGTCGCGCTGCTGCTCGTGCTGTTCTCGTTCGCTCCCATGACCCTCGCCACCATCCTGGTCGGCTTCGGCAACCAGATCCAGACCTGGCTCATCCAGCACTCCACGCGCGAGATCGGACTCGCTGTGCTCCTGCTCTGGCAGGCCGGCCGCTGGCTCATCTCCACCCTCACGTCCATCGCCGTGCTCTCGCTCATCTACCACTGGGGCATTCCGCGCACCCAGCCCTACTACCGCGTGCTGCCCGGCGCCACGCTGGCCACCGTCTTCTGGTTCACCGCCACCGTCGGATTCGGCTGGTACGTCACGCGCTACGCCAACTACACCGCCATCTACGGCTCGCTGGGCGCCGCCATCGCTCTGCTCGTCTGGACCTACATCGTCTCCATCACCGTGCTCATCGGCGCGGAATTCAACGCGCTCGTCTACCCGCGCATCGTGCTGGAAGACCGCCGCAACGCCGCGCTTGCCATGAACCCGCCCAGTAACCCCGCCGCCGGGAAACCCGCCGCCGTGCGGTAG
- the pyk gene encoding pyruvate kinase gives MAIIEPIHPGETWTEGSPYHGRRRAKIVCTLGPSSSSEAAMRDLMRLGMDVARLNFSHGTHEEHARVIERLRRVAQKEGRSICILQDLQGPKMRTGRFKNRLPVMLKQGSKVTLTPRDILGTPALISTTVDTLARDVQPGMHILLADGLMELRVLAIRGDDVETEVINGGLLGEHKGINIPGAALSMPSMTEKDEKDLVFGLKHGVDAVAISFIRTANDVLAVKKIVRAHDSDVPVIAKLEKPQAIEHLEEIFDVADGVMVARGDLGVEMPPEKVPVIQKHIIRRASEWRKPVITATQMLESMIENPRPTRAEASDVANAVFDGTDAVMLSAETASGKYPREAVSIMARIIVETEEHMGANGKMRRRDRRQLSISETICESIAHAAEDLDMRAIGVFTATGTTARPISKYRPKAQIYAFAHVPTVCNRLNLYWGVTAMPCKHAPSTEDMVELAEKELERVHAVAPGDILGIVAGTQQASGSTNFMRLHVVGSPDGASPPGAKERRRAPRIRPAGARKR, from the coding sequence ATGGCCATCATCGAACCCATCCATCCGGGCGAGACTTGGACGGAAGGCTCGCCGTATCACGGCCGCCGCCGCGCCAAGATCGTCTGCACCCTCGGCCCGTCCTCCAGCTCCGAGGCCGCCATGCGCGACCTCATGCGGCTCGGCATGGACGTCGCCCGCCTCAACTTCTCCCACGGCACGCACGAAGAGCACGCGCGCGTCATCGAGCGCCTGCGCCGCGTCGCGCAGAAGGAAGGGCGCTCCATCTGCATCCTGCAGGACCTGCAAGGCCCGAAGATGCGCACCGGCCGCTTCAAGAACCGCCTGCCGGTCATGCTCAAGCAGGGCAGCAAGGTCACGCTCACGCCCCGCGACATCCTCGGCACCCCCGCGCTCATCTCCACCACCGTCGACACCCTCGCGCGCGACGTCCAGCCCGGCATGCACATCCTGCTCGCCGACGGCCTGATGGAGCTGCGCGTCCTCGCCATCCGCGGCGACGACGTCGAGACCGAGGTCATCAACGGCGGCCTGCTCGGCGAGCACAAGGGCATCAACATCCCTGGCGCCGCGCTCTCCATGCCCTCCATGACCGAGAAGGACGAGAAGGACCTCGTCTTCGGCCTCAAGCATGGCGTCGACGCCGTCGCCATCTCCTTCATCCGCACCGCCAACGACGTCCTCGCGGTCAAGAAGATCGTCAGGGCGCACGACTCCGACGTCCCCGTCATCGCCAAGCTCGAGAAACCGCAGGCCATCGAGCACCTGGAAGAGATCTTCGACGTCGCCGACGGCGTGATGGTCGCGCGCGGCGACCTCGGCGTCGAGATGCCGCCGGAGAAGGTCCCGGTCATCCAGAAGCACATCATCCGCCGCGCCTCGGAGTGGCGGAAGCCCGTCATCACCGCCACCCAGATGCTCGAGTCCATGATCGAGAACCCGCGGCCGACGCGCGCCGAGGCCTCCGACGTCGCCAACGCCGTCTTCGACGGCACCGACGCCGTCATGCTCTCCGCCGAGACCGCCAGCGGCAAGTACCCGCGCGAGGCCGTCAGCATCATGGCCCGCATCATCGTCGAGACCGAGGAGCACATGGGCGCCAACGGCAAGATGCGCCGCCGCGACCGCCGCCAGCTCTCCATCTCCGAGACCATCTGCGAGTCCATCGCGCACGCCGCCGAGGACCTCGACATGCGCGCCATCGGCGTCTTCACCGCCACCGGCACCACCGCCCGCCCCATCTCCAAGTACCGCCCCAAGGCTCAGATCTACGCCTTCGCGCACGTCCCGACCGTCTGCAACCGCCTCAACCTCTATTGGGGAGTCACCGCCATGCCGTGCAAGCACGCGCCCTCGACCGAGGACATGGTCGAACTGGCGGAGAAGGAACTGGAGCGCGTCCACGCCGTCGCGCCCGGCGACATCCTGGGCATCGTCGCCGGCACGCAGCAGGCCTCCGGCTCCACCAACTTCATGCGCCTGCACGTGGTCGGCTCGCCCGACGGCGCCTCGCCGCCGGGCGCGAAAGAGCGCCGCCGCGCCCCGCGCATCCGCCCCGCCGGCGCCCGCAAACGCTAG